Proteins found in one Limnochordia bacterium genomic segment:
- a CDS encoding FtsQ-type POTRA domain-containing protein: MERGQAQDGRFLLSLAIFLALIALFILLGSPLFALREIIVDGGSYFTAEDIWQISGLRKNQNILMVDLEQVQLALLAEPRVSDVCVQLILPHRLQVQLEERTPIALIPYRDVFYLVDRQGRLIGAEATVTESLPFLTGVRLDNPAMGTKPVSHELAVGITVANVLDAVIAEGVSEINVADPTDIRLYMRNLVVVKLGDSLEMKEKLMVLKPLLADLARRSVTPKQIDLSIPNQPVVLQ; encoded by the coding sequence ATGGAGCGGGGACAAGCACAGGATGGTAGATTCTTGCTGTCGCTGGCGATATTCTTAGCACTAATTGCCTTGTTTATTCTACTGGGCTCTCCGCTATTTGCCCTCCGGGAGATTATTGTCGATGGTGGTAGCTATTTTACCGCGGAGGACATATGGCAAATTAGCGGTCTTAGGAAGAATCAGAACATACTGATGGTGGATTTGGAACAGGTTCAACTAGCCCTATTGGCCGAACCTCGGGTTTCGGATGTATGTGTGCAGCTGATCCTCCCCCATCGGTTGCAGGTGCAGCTTGAGGAGCGGACGCCCATTGCATTGATCCCTTACCGGGACGTCTTCTATCTTGTGGACAGGCAAGGGCGGCTAATCGGTGCTGAGGCAACTGTTACAGAGTCCTTGCCCTTCCTAACCGGTGTGCGGTTGGACAATCCGGCCATGGGTACCAAACCAGTCAGCCATGAGTTGGCGGTAGGTATTACGGTGGCCAATGTACTAGATGCGGTTATTGCCGAGGGTGTATCGGAGATAAATGTTGCAGATCCCACCGATATTCGTTTGTATATGCGCAACTTGGTTGTGGTGAAGCTAGGGGATAGTCTAGAAATGAAGGAAAAGCTAATGGTCTTAAAGCCTTTACTTGCGGACCTAGCTAGACGTAGTGTTACTCCAAAACAGATCGATCTCTCCATTCCCAATCAGCCTGTGGTGCTGCAGTGA